From one Pan troglodytes isolate AG18354 chromosome 13, NHGRI_mPanTro3-v2.0_pri, whole genome shotgun sequence genomic stretch:
- the FKBP7 gene encoding peptidyl-prolyl cis-trans isomerase FKBP7 isoform X3, with the protein MPKTMHFLFRFIVFFYLWGLFTAQRQKKEESTEEVKIEVLHRPENCSKTSKKGDLLNAHYDGYLAKDGSKFYCSRTQNEGHPKWFVLGVGQVIKGLDIAMTDMCPGEKRKVVIPPSFAYGKEGYDKPLLAKGI; encoded by the exons ATGCCAAAAACCATGCATTTCTTATTCagattcattgttttcttttatctgtgGGGCCTTTTTACTGCTCAGAgacaaaagaaagaggagagcacCGAAGAAGTGAAAATAGAAGTTTTGCATCGTCCAGAAAACTGCTCTAAGACAAGCAAGAAGGGAGACCTACTAAATGCCCATTATGACGGCTACCTGGCTAAAGACGGCTCGAAATTCTACTGCAG CCGGACACAAAATGAAGGCCACCCCAAATGGTTTGTTCTTGGTGTTGGGCAAGTCATAAAAGGCCTAGACATTGCTATGACAGATATGTGCCCTGGAGAAAAGCGAAAAGTAGTTATACCCCCTTCATTTGCATACGGAAAGGAAGGCTATG